From Bacteroidales bacterium, the proteins below share one genomic window:
- a CDS encoding glycosyltransferase family 4 protein has protein sequence MIIGFDAKRAFANYTGLGNYSRYVINNLSTAYPENEYRLYAPKDTNNPDLESLRSQKNIASVFPKGINKYFSSLWRTKSIVQDLFRDNIQLYHGLSNELPAGLDKKGIRSIVTIHDLIFLRFPDYYKAIDRAVYKRKFRYACQKADHIVTVSECTKNDVISYFDIDPQKISIIYQGCDTLFHHTVSNEEKQRIRKKYHLPETFMLNVGTIESRKNLMLAVKSLLHLDESIHLVAVGRETAYAEQIKNFVTKNKLEKRVHLFSGVPLTDLPAFYQTASVFVYPSFYEGFGIPIIEALYSGVPVIAAIGSCLLEAGGPHSIYVDPDNDEELAKNVKKILSNDTFTSKMITEGKKHAIHFDDHLLADQMITLYKNVLEGRSYLTAPFEYLKSNN, from the coding sequence ATGATTATTGGATTCGATGCAAAAAGAGCTTTTGCTAATTATACAGGATTAGGTAACTATAGTAGGTATGTAATTAACAATTTATCTACAGCCTATCCTGAAAATGAATATCGTCTTTATGCCCCAAAAGACACCAATAATCCTGATCTTGAATCACTCCGGAGTCAAAAAAATATTGCATCTGTATTCCCTAAAGGAATAAATAAATATTTTTCTTCACTGTGGAGAACCAAGTCCATCGTACAGGATTTGTTTAGGGATAATATTCAGCTTTATCACGGCTTAAGTAATGAACTACCGGCAGGATTGGACAAGAAAGGGATCCGGTCGATCGTAACGATTCATGATCTCATTTTTTTAAGGTTTCCCGATTATTATAAGGCTATTGACCGGGCTGTCTATAAGCGAAAATTCAGGTATGCGTGCCAGAAAGCCGATCATATTGTTACAGTAAGTGAATGTACCAAAAACGATGTTATCTCTTATTTTGATATTGACCCCCAAAAAATCAGTATTATTTATCAAGGATGTGATACTTTGTTCCATCATACGGTTTCTAATGAAGAGAAACAACGTATCCGGAAAAAATATCATTTGCCGGAAACATTTATGTTAAATGTGGGAACAATAGAATCTAGAAAAAACCTCATGTTGGCAGTCAAATCTTTACTTCATCTGGATGAATCTATTCACCTGGTTGCCGTAGGGAGGGAAACGGCCTATGCCGAGCAAATAAAAAACTTTGTCACAAAAAATAAACTGGAAAAACGTGTGCACCTCTTTTCAGGAGTTCCATTAACAGATCTTCCGGCTTTTTACCAGACCGCATCTGTATTTGTATATCCTTCTTTCTATGAGGGATTCGGCATTCCCATCATTGAAGCATTGTATTCCGGTGTTCCTGTAATTGCAGCTATTGGCTCATGTTTATTGGAAGCAGGTGGTCCGCATTCTATTTATGTTGACCCTGACAATGATGAAGAGCTTGCTAAAAATGTAAAAAAAATACTTTCTAATGACACTTTTACTTCAAAAATGATCACTGAAGGTAAAAAACATGCCATTCATTTTGACGATCACCTTCTTGCCGATCAAATGATCACTTTATATAAAAATGTGCTGGAAGGAAGATCGTACCTGACAGCCCCTTTTGAGTACCTAAAATCAAATAATTAA